In the genome of Massilia sp. PAMC28688, one region contains:
- a CDS encoding EAL domain-containing protein gives MGQERYEGIDEQRLALVMEAAGLDLWENDLVTGEVTRQAVKIYGELGYSDSEIGAFIDNIFRIIHPDDIDRIKTALADHLAGKSANYQCEFRIRARDGRWVWYANHGRLMDAAGGERGHRLIGVTFNIDHRRREQERFQEQQLMLRESERRHRELLENLHTGIVVHAPDTAITYSNPRAAQLLGLTPDTMQGKLAHDAAFAFVDEQGEPMLPPAYPVTRVLKNHEPLEALVLGVRDAAARVRWLMVHAFPEFDAGGRLKQVVVNFDDISPRKLAEEKIHHLAFFDALTDLPNRRLLMNRLQAAIAGAARTHRYGAVLFIDLDKFKTINDVLGHGMGDQMLIEVATRVRGCVRDTDTVARLGGDEFVVLLPDLDQDQGAASQKTAHIAEKIRLALTDPFQLHNTMHHSSPSIGASLFAGSGDSAEVLLRQADMAMYKAKDAGRNTMRFFSAAMQLAVETHAALDADLRHAVARGQFSLHYQLQVDAGGRALGAEALLRWTHPARGAVSPMQFIPIAEESSLIIDIGNWVIDSACAQLGAWHRDARLRHLTLAVNVSARQFHQGDFVARLAAALARHRFDVSCLKLELTESVVLGDVAEVVVKMRALRALGVGLSMDDFGTGYSSLSYLKQLPLDQIKIDQSFVRDISTDPTDAVMVKTIIDLARNFHLHVIAEGVETKAQLAFLQRHGCNAYQGYLFSKPIPVDAFEAMLRTYPETISPNQGQTT, from the coding sequence ATGGGCCAGGAGCGATACGAAGGCATTGATGAACAGCGGCTGGCGCTGGTAATGGAAGCGGCCGGGCTGGACCTATGGGAAAATGATCTCGTCACCGGCGAAGTCACGCGCCAGGCCGTCAAGATTTACGGCGAACTCGGCTACAGCGACAGCGAAATCGGCGCCTTCATCGACAACATCTTTCGCATCATCCATCCCGACGATATCGACCGCATCAAGACTGCGCTGGCCGATCATCTGGCTGGCAAGAGCGCCAACTACCAGTGCGAATTCCGGATTCGCGCGCGTGACGGCCGCTGGGTCTGGTACGCCAACCATGGCCGGCTGATGGACGCGGCGGGCGGCGAGCGCGGTCACCGGCTGATCGGCGTGACCTTCAATATCGACCACCGGCGGCGGGAACAGGAACGCTTCCAGGAGCAGCAGCTCATGCTGCGCGAAAGCGAGCGGCGTCACCGCGAGCTGCTGGAAAACCTCCACACCGGCATTGTCGTGCACGCCCCCGACACCGCCATCACCTACAGCAATCCGCGCGCCGCGCAACTGCTGGGCCTGACGCCGGACACCATGCAGGGCAAGCTGGCCCACGACGCCGCCTTTGCCTTTGTCGACGAACAGGGCGAACCGATGCTGCCGCCGGCCTATCCGGTCACGCGCGTGCTGAAAAATCACGAGCCGCTCGAAGCGCTCGTGCTGGGTGTGCGCGACGCAGCAGCCAGGGTGCGCTGGCTGATGGTGCATGCATTTCCCGAGTTTGACGCCGGCGGCCGGCTCAAACAAGTGGTCGTCAACTTCGACGACATATCGCCGCGCAAGCTGGCCGAAGAAAAAATTCATCACCTCGCCTTCTTCGATGCCTTGACCGACCTGCCCAACCGCCGCCTGCTGATGAACCGGCTGCAGGCGGCCATCGCTGGCGCGGCGCGCACCCACCGCTACGGCGCGGTGCTGTTCATCGACCTGGACAAATTCAAGACCATCAATGACGTCCTCGGGCATGGCATGGGCGACCAGATGCTCATTGAAGTGGCGACCCGGGTGCGTGGCTGCGTGCGTGACACCGACACTGTCGCGCGCCTGGGCGGCGATGAATTCGTGGTGCTGCTGCCTGACCTGGACCAGGACCAGGGGGCAGCGTCGCAGAAGACGGCGCACATAGCCGAAAAAATCCGCCTTGCGCTGACCGATCCCTTCCAGCTTCACAACACCATGCACCACAGCTCGCCGAGCATTGGCGCCAGCCTGTTTGCCGGCAGCGGAGACAGCGCCGAAGTGCTGCTGCGCCAGGCCGACATGGCCATGTACAAGGCCAAGGATGCCGGGCGCAACACCATGCGGTTTTTCAGCGCCGCCATGCAGCTGGCGGTCGAAACCCACGCCGCGCTCGATGCCGACCTGCGGCACGCGGTCGCGCGCGGCCAGTTCAGCCTTCATTACCAGCTGCAGGTCGACGCCGGCGGGCGGGCGCTGGGCGCCGAAGCGCTGCTGCGCTGGACCCATCCGGCGCGTGGGGCAGTGTCGCCCATGCAGTTCATCCCCATTGCCGAAGAAAGCTCGCTCATCATCGACATTGGCAACTGGGTGATCGACAGCGCCTGCGCCCAGCTTGGCGCATGGCACCGCGACGCACGGCTGCGGCACCTGACGCTGGCCGTCAACGTCAGCGCGCGCCAGTTCCACCAGGGCGACTTCGTGGCGCGGCTGGCGGCGGCGCTGGCGCGTCACCGGTTCGACGTTTCCTGTCTCAAGCTGGAACTGACGGAAAGCGTGGTGTTGGGGGACGTGGCCGAAGTGGTGGTCAAGATGCGCGCCCTGCGCGCGCTGGGCGTGGGCCTGTCGATGGACGACTTCGGCACCGGTTACTCGTCGCTGTCGTATCTCAAGCAGCTGCCGCTGGATCAGATCAAGATCGACCAGAGCTTCGTGCGCGACATCAGCACCGACCCGACGGACGCGGTGATGGTCAAGACCATCATCGACCTGGCGCGCAACTTCCACCTGCACGTCATTGCCGAAGGTGTCGAAACCAAAGCGCAGCTGGCCTTCCTCCAGCGCCACGGCTGCAACGCCTACCAGGGCTACCTGTTCAGCAAACCCATCCCCGTCGACGCCTTTGAAGCGATGCTCCGCACCTACCCCGAAACAATTTCCCCCAACCAGGGTCAGACCACTTAA
- a CDS encoding BLUF domain-containing protein — MLVRLLYASRAIGRIECAQIHDIMQEAHAHNPQNGITGILCHSDKVFMQVLEGGREAINALYAKILRDARHSDVVLLHYEEVSERRYAGWTMGQANLGKINASTLLRFSDLPVVDPHAMSGKNSLALIDELMATATIVGRP, encoded by the coding sequence ATGCTAGTCAGACTTCTGTACGCCAGCCGTGCGATCGGCAGAATCGAATGTGCCCAGATCCACGACATCATGCAGGAAGCGCACGCACACAACCCGCAGAACGGCATTACGGGCATCCTGTGCCACAGCGACAAGGTGTTCATGCAGGTGCTCGAAGGCGGGCGCGAAGCGATCAACGCCCTGTACGCCAAAATCCTGCGCGATGCGCGCCACAGCGACGTGGTGCTGCTGCACTATGAAGAAGTGAGCGAGCGGCGCTACGCCGGCTGGACCATGGGCCAGGCCAACCTGGGCAAGATCAACGCCTCCACGCTGCTGCGCTTTTCCGACCTGCCCGTGGTCGACCCGCACGCCATGTCAGGCAAGAATTCGCTGGCCCTGATTGACGAACTGATGGCGACCGCCACCATCGTCGGCCGACCCTAG
- a CDS encoding PsiF family protein — MKKPFTVAALSLSLSLSLSCSALAAPDAPTPARSAQQNKMVSCNAEAAGKKGEERKAFMKQCLSAAPVTKATAQQEKMKTCNADAAGKKGDERKAFMKTCLSAK, encoded by the coding sequence ATGAAGAAACCGTTCACCGTTGCTGCCCTGTCCCTGTCGCTCTCCTTGTCCCTGTCCTGCTCTGCCCTGGCCGCCCCGGATGCACCCACCCCTGCCAGGTCGGCGCAGCAGAACAAGATGGTCAGCTGTAACGCCGAGGCGGCCGGCAAAAAGGGGGAGGAGCGCAAGGCCTTCATGAAGCAGTGTCTGAGCGCGGCCCCGGTCACGAAAGCGACCGCGCAGCAGGAGAAGATGAAGACCTGTAACGCGGACGCCGCCGGCAAGAAGGGCGACGAGCGCAAAGCCTTCATGAAGACTTGCCTGAGCGCGAAATAA
- the folE gene encoding GTP cyclohydrolase I, with amino-acid sequence MATDKTTTLTPVTIPVSQRIRERLVASKTRFHANDNIAAYIEPGELEALLDEVSSKLQGVLESLVIDTEHDHNTQDTGRRVAKMFVNEVFGGRYVPMPPVTEFPNAAHLNELMIVGPITVRSACSHHLCPVIGKVWIGVMPNEHSALIGLSKYARIAQWIMSRPQIQEEAVVQLADLLQEKMQPDGLAVVMEADHFCMQWRGVKDMDAKMINSVMHGSFLKDPSLRREFLSLIKR; translated from the coding sequence ATGGCAACCGACAAGACCACGACCCTGACACCGGTAACGATCCCCGTGTCGCAGCGCATCCGCGAGCGCCTGGTGGCGAGCAAGACCCGTTTCCATGCGAACGACAACATTGCCGCCTACATCGAGCCGGGCGAACTCGAGGCCCTGCTGGACGAAGTGAGCAGCAAGCTGCAGGGGGTGCTGGAAAGCCTCGTGATCGATACCGAGCATGACCACAACACCCAGGACACGGGCCGGCGCGTGGCCAAGATGTTCGTCAACGAAGTCTTTGGCGGGCGCTATGTTCCGATGCCGCCGGTGACGGAATTTCCCAATGCAGCCCATCTGAATGAACTGATGATCGTTGGCCCCATCACCGTGCGCAGCGCCTGTTCACACCATCTGTGTCCGGTGATCGGCAAGGTCTGGATCGGGGTCATGCCGAATGAGCATTCGGCCCTGATCGGCCTGTCCAAGTATGCCCGCATCGCCCAGTGGATCATGAGCCGGCCCCAGATCCAGGAAGAAGCGGTGGTGCAGCTGGCCGACCTGCTGCAGGAAAAAATGCAGCCGGACGGGCTGGCAGTGGTGATGGAAGCCGATCACTTCTGCATGCAGTGGCGCGGCGTGAAGGACATGGACGCTAAAATGATCAACAGCGTCATGCACGGCTCCTTCCTCAAGGACCCGTCCCTGCGCCGCGAATTTTTGTCGCTGATCAAGCGCTGA
- a CDS encoding DUF882 domain-containing protein has product MNQRRSFLKTSVVLASAMGVPALARAAVAAPHERVLRLYNTHTGESIKRVFWAEGQFIPDAMADINKLLRDHRSNTIKDMDPKLLLLLDKVSAKFGGSDVLHVISGYRSPETNAKLAKASGGVARHSMHLDGKAIDIRIPGRDLAALHKAALAEKSGGVGYYPSSQFVHLDTGRTRHW; this is encoded by the coding sequence ATGAACCAACGCCGCTCCTTCCTGAAGACCTCCGTTGTGCTTGCTTCTGCCATGGGTGTGCCTGCCCTCGCCCGCGCTGCTGTTGCTGCGCCGCATGAACGCGTGTTGCGACTGTACAACACGCACACGGGCGAAAGTATCAAGCGGGTATTCTGGGCCGAAGGCCAGTTCATTCCTGACGCCATGGCCGATATCAACAAGCTGTTGCGTGACCACCGCAGCAATACCATCAAGGACATGGACCCCAAGCTCTTGCTCCTGCTCGACAAGGTCAGTGCCAAGTTCGGCGGTTCGGACGTCCTGCATGTCATTTCCGGCTATCGCTCGCCGGAGACCAATGCCAAGCTGGCCAAGGCCAGCGGGGGCGTGGCCCGCCACAGCATGCACCTTGACGGCAAGGCCATCGATATCCGCATCCCCGGGCGCGACCTGGCTGCCCTGCACAAGGCGGCCCTGGCGGAAAAGTCGGGCGGTGTGGGCTACTATCCCTCGTCGCAATTCGTCCACCTCGACACGGGCCGCACCCGCCACTGGTAA
- a CDS encoding bifunctional diguanylate cyclase/phosphodiesterase, with protein sequence MHNHLVQFYEDDVFLIKGLADFIGGAIAAGHKGIAIATSEHLRSLEQTLQGRGLLDEHGSAKSGRYLPLAADCMLPLFMERGEPVEERFQDAIGGIIRDAAEHEHDQIFVFGEMVAILCAPAHRSLYSTGKHDAAIKVERYFNKLQRHYPFSLLCAYPLNAFPSANDAAMFSEVCNLHSHVLPAESFDPAVNIDHLHRTVATLQQQAYSLSTEVHSRQQIEQAMREVNVDRLTGLANRNVFHDRLERDIKVSRRSGLPLALLFIDLDHFKEINDTLGHQVGDTLLKQVGQRLQTYVRETDTVARLGGDEFTVTLSELHEVDTVTDIAHKIRTDLARPFRLGSDMAYISASIGITLYPRDGDNAVELLRNADQAMYQSKDQGRNRLSYFTPCMQEAAQARMTMSNELRRAIDDRQLALHYQPIVDMASRCVRKAEALLRWSHPQLGQVSPVDFIPIAEHNGQIIGIGNWVFQEALAFARHCRTIEGELTINVNVSPAQFYHGDDIWGSWLSDGTMATIGRDSVPEVGLEITEGLLLASSPTVMKQLRLFHKAGIKISLDDFGTGYSSLSYLRKFNLDFLKIDQSFVYNLDNDAANVALCEAIIVMAHKLGLKVIAEGVENEAQAEILRAADCDYGQGFLFSEPLPGPAFEQLLRQGHSAAA encoded by the coding sequence ATGCACAACCATCTTGTCCAGTTTTATGAGGATGACGTTTTCCTCATCAAGGGGCTGGCCGACTTCATCGGCGGCGCCATCGCGGCCGGGCACAAGGGCATTGCCATCGCCACGTCCGAACACCTGCGCAGCCTCGAGCAAACCTTGCAGGGGCGGGGCCTGCTCGATGAACACGGATCGGCCAAGAGCGGGCGCTACCTGCCGCTGGCCGCAGACTGCATGCTGCCCCTGTTCATGGAACGAGGCGAGCCGGTGGAAGAGCGCTTCCAGGATGCCATCGGCGGCATCATCCGCGATGCCGCCGAGCATGAGCACGACCAGATTTTCGTGTTCGGTGAAATGGTGGCCATCCTGTGCGCGCCGGCCCACCGCTCGCTCTATTCCACGGGCAAGCACGACGCCGCCATCAAGGTGGAACGCTACTTCAACAAACTGCAGCGGCACTACCCGTTTTCACTGCTGTGCGCCTACCCCCTCAATGCTTTTCCGAGCGCCAACGACGCTGCCATGTTCAGCGAAGTGTGCAATCTGCACAGCCATGTCCTGCCGGCCGAAAGCTTCGACCCGGCCGTCAATATCGACCACCTGCACCGCACCGTCGCCACCTTGCAACAGCAAGCCTATTCCCTGTCCACCGAGGTCCACAGCCGCCAGCAGATCGAGCAGGCCATGCGTGAGGTCAATGTCGACCGCCTCACGGGCCTGGCCAACCGCAACGTCTTCCACGACCGGCTCGAGCGCGACATCAAGGTATCGCGGCGCAGCGGTCTGCCGCTGGCCCTGCTGTTCATTGATCTCGACCACTTCAAGGAAATCAACGACACCCTGGGCCACCAGGTAGGCGACACACTGCTCAAGCAGGTAGGCCAGCGCCTGCAAACCTATGTGCGCGAGACCGATACCGTGGCACGCCTGGGCGGCGACGAATTCACCGTCACCCTGAGCGAGCTGCACGAGGTCGACACCGTCACCGATATCGCGCACAAAATCCGCACCGACCTGGCACGGCCATTTCGCCTTGGCAGCGACATGGCCTATATTTCGGCCAGCATTGGCATCACGCTGTATCCGCGCGACGGCGACAATGCCGTCGAACTGCTGCGCAATGCCGACCAGGCCATGTACCAGTCCAAGGACCAGGGCCGCAACCGGCTCAGCTACTTTACGCCCTGCATGCAGGAAGCGGCGCAGGCGCGCATGACCATGAGTAACGAGCTGCGCCGCGCCATCGACGACCGCCAGCTTGCACTCCACTATCAACCCATCGTCGATATGGCCAGCCGGTGCGTGCGCAAGGCCGAAGCCTTGCTGCGCTGGTCGCATCCCCAGCTGGGCCAGGTCAGTCCCGTCGACTTCATTCCCATTGCCGAGCACAATGGCCAGATCATCGGCATTGGCAACTGGGTGTTCCAGGAGGCGCTGGCCTTTGCCCGCCACTGCCGCACCATTGAGGGCGAGCTGACCATCAACGTCAATGTGTCGCCGGCCCAGTTTTATCACGGCGATGACATCTGGGGCAGTTGGCTCAGCGACGGTACCATGGCAACCATCGGCAGGGACAGCGTGCCCGAGGTAGGCCTGGAAATCACGGAAGGCTTGCTGCTCGCTTCCAGCCCCACGGTCATGAAGCAGCTGCGCCTGTTTCATAAGGCCGGCATCAAGATTTCGCTCGATGACTTCGGCACCGGTTATTCCTCCCTGTCCTACTTGCGCAAATTCAATCTCGACTTTCTCAAGATTGACCAATCCTTTGTCTACAACCTCGACAACGATGCAGCCAATGTTGCCTTGTGCGAAGCCATCATCGTCATGGCCCACAAGCTTGGCCTCAAGGTGATTGCAGAAGGGGTGGAAAATGAGGCCCAGGCCGAGATCCTGCGCGCGGCAGACTGCGATTACGGCCAGGGTTTTCTGTTCAGCGAGCCACTGCCGGGGCCTGCCTTCGAGCAGTTACTCAGGCAGGGACACAGTGCGGCGGCCTGA
- a CDS encoding branched-chain amino acid ABC transporter substrate-binding protein has product MFMRPSACLLTLVAALPFHALAADQVIRIGSVSPLSGQSAHQGKDTENGARMAVADLNARGFTINGKKVRFELLAEDDAADPKQGTMAAQKLIDAKVAGVVGHLNSGTTVPASKLYHSAGIAQISPAATTPYYTRQGFNTAFRVVANDSKVGATLGSYAVRRLKARRIAVIDDRTAFGQGLADEFVKSVRRIGGAAIVSRQFTHDKATDFNAILTQVKSKQPDLIFYGGMDAVAGPMLKQMQALAIRVPFVSGDGVCSEKLPQLAAEGLGENRVTCAVAGGVTGPQEKGMADFTERYRKTYQLELQTYAPYAYDAVMVLATAMQNAKSADPARYLPALAKIRYQGVTGNIAFDARGDLRNAAMTLYTYRGGKKTKLEVLR; this is encoded by the coding sequence ATGTTCATGCGCCCCTCAGCCTGCCTGCTCACACTCGTCGCCGCCCTGCCTTTTCATGCCCTCGCGGCCGATCAGGTGATCAGGATCGGCAGCGTCTCCCCGCTCAGCGGCCAGAGCGCGCACCAGGGCAAGGACACTGAAAACGGCGCCCGCATGGCCGTCGCCGACCTCAATGCGCGCGGCTTCACCATCAATGGCAAGAAGGTGCGCTTCGAACTGCTGGCCGAGGACGACGCCGCCGATCCCAAACAGGGCACCATGGCGGCCCAGAAGCTGATCGACGCGAAAGTGGCCGGCGTGGTCGGCCACCTCAATTCCGGCACCACGGTCCCCGCTTCCAAGCTCTATCACAGCGCCGGCATCGCCCAGATCTCGCCCGCCGCCACCACGCCTTACTACACGCGCCAGGGCTTCAACACGGCCTTCCGGGTGGTCGCCAACGACAGCAAGGTCGGCGCCACCCTTGGCAGCTACGCGGTCCGGCGCCTCAAGGCGCGCCGCATCGCGGTGATCGATGACCGCACCGCCTTCGGCCAGGGCCTGGCCGACGAATTCGTCAAGTCGGTGCGGCGCATCGGCGGCGCGGCCATTGTCAGCCGCCAGTTCACCCACGACAAGGCCACCGACTTCAATGCCATCCTCACCCAGGTCAAGTCGAAACAGCCAGACCTGATTTTCTATGGCGGCATGGATGCGGTGGCCGGCCCCATGCTCAAGCAGATGCAGGCACTGGCAATCCGGGTGCCGTTCGTGAGCGGCGATGGGGTGTGCTCGGAAAAGCTGCCGCAACTGGCGGCCGAGGGCCTGGGCGAGAACCGCGTCACCTGCGCCGTCGCCGGCGGCGTCACCGGCCCCCAGGAAAAAGGCATGGCCGACTTCACTGAACGCTATCGCAAGACCTACCAACTGGAGCTGCAGACCTACGCCCCGTACGCCTACGATGCCGTGATGGTACTGGCCACGGCCATGCAGAACGCCAAGTCGGCGGACCCGGCGCGCTACCTGCCGGCCCTGGCCAAAATCCGCTATCAGGGCGTGACCGGCAACATCGCCTTTGACGCCAGGGGCGACCTGCGCAACGCGGCCATGACGCTGTACACCTACCGCGGCGGCAAGAAGACCAAGCTGGAGGTGCTGCGCTAG
- a CDS encoding TIGR04552 family protein, whose protein sequence is MTEPAAPPKSRQKFSLNWGYLAAITSGQSAIDLSSLALRSLHDARQFAREYGFDLDQHATLLRIVRAHREAVDFILGHFVDPAHAALMPEEVRFADDPLLLLVYASQRGEQTDLLRLWSCAVLKVMHGIFYIDSDLKLRHFATIRAQIFASLDEVIHHDGVQYYLTDGQLRLPLLHYDRKSHKGRNSILLKLLQKAAYLASDIYDHLGVRLTFNTRFECLLALHALQRAHLLSVTNVDPQRTRNTLLDLEAAKQVFVKYRSMLDFSDGYPAALLHKMDEELLALAQPQSRSDNPHSGAGFSSLQVTLRKMIHLRGADIEHAHDGDVDFFFEYEIQLMDRASHDRSQSGPASHEAYKQRQVDTARLRVLGRDLLDLIGAARGGSGAQALPGGDAAPGPR, encoded by the coding sequence ATGACCGAACCTGCCGCGCCGCCCAAGAGCCGCCAGAAGTTTTCACTGAACTGGGGCTATCTGGCCGCCATCACGAGCGGCCAGTCGGCCATTGACTTGAGCTCCCTGGCGCTGCGCAGCCTGCACGACGCGCGCCAGTTCGCGCGCGAGTACGGCTTTGACCTCGACCAGCACGCCACCTTGCTGCGCATCGTGCGCGCCCATCGCGAAGCGGTGGACTTCATCCTCGGCCACTTCGTCGACCCCGCCCATGCCGCCCTCATGCCCGAGGAAGTGCGCTTTGCCGACGACCCGCTGCTGCTGCTGGTCTATGCTTCCCAGCGCGGCGAGCAGACCGACCTGCTGCGCCTGTGGTCGTGCGCGGTGCTCAAGGTCATGCACGGGATCTTTTATATCGACAGTGACCTCAAGCTGCGCCACTTTGCCACCATCCGCGCGCAGATCTTTGCCAGCCTCGATGAGGTGATCCACCATGACGGCGTGCAGTACTACCTGACCGACGGTCAATTGCGCCTGCCCCTGCTGCATTACGACCGCAAGAGCCACAAGGGCAGGAACAGCATTTTGCTCAAGCTGCTGCAAAAGGCGGCCTATCTGGCCTCTGACATCTACGACCACCTGGGCGTGCGCCTGACGTTCAACACGCGCTTCGAGTGCCTGCTGGCGCTGCATGCGCTGCAGCGGGCGCACCTGCTGTCGGTGACCAACGTCGACCCCCAGCGCACCCGCAATACGCTGCTCGACCTGGAGGCGGCCAAGCAGGTGTTTGTCAAATACCGCAGCATGCTCGACTTCAGCGATGGCTATCCGGCCGCGCTGCTGCACAAGATGGACGAGGAATTGCTGGCCCTGGCCCAGCCCCAGAGTCGCAGCGACAATCCTCACAGCGGGGCCGGCTTTTCCAGCCTGCAGGTCACGCTGCGCAAGATGATCCATTTGCGCGGCGCCGATATCGAGCATGCGCACGATGGCGACGTGGATTTTTTCTTCGAGTACGAGATCCAGCTGATGGACCGCGCCAGCCATGACCGCAGCCAGTCCGGCCCGGCCAGCCACGAGGCGTACAAGCAGCGCCAGGTGGATACGGCGCGCCTGCGCGTATTGGGGCGCGACCTGCTGGATCTTATTGGGGCTGCCCGGGGCGGCAGTGGGGCACAGGCGCTTCCCGGCGGCGACGCGGCGCCGGGCCCACGCTGA